The following proteins are co-located in the Chitinivibrio alkaliphilus ACht1 genome:
- a CDS encoding PilZ domain-containing protein encodes MGAEKRREQREHLIFYLKIYHGADKEFLGRLGDLSRKGILLISKDAHTPGKTIPLSIDISDLHILSAKKSIECTALVRWSHKDINPDHYLTGFEIIDIASQDVEIIEKVVDSIGFAH; translated from the coding sequence ATGGGAGCTGAAAAGCGCAGAGAGCAGCGGGAACATCTCATTTTCTATCTTAAAATCTATCATGGTGCGGATAAGGAGTTTCTTGGTCGCTTGGGTGATCTTTCGCGCAAGGGTATCTTGCTTATTAGTAAGGATGCCCACACACCGGGAAAGACCATTCCTCTTTCCATTGATATTTCAGATTTACATATTCTTTCTGCTAAAAAAAGTATTGAATGTACTGCCTTGGTACGGTGGTCACACAAGGATATTAATCCAGATCACTATCTTACCGGGTTTGAAATAATTGACATAGCTTCACAGGATGTGGAGATCATAGAAAAGGTGGTCGACTCTATCGGTTTTGCACACTGA